The proteins below are encoded in one region of Fodinibius salinus:
- a CDS encoding acetyl-CoA carboxylase carboxyltransferase subunit alpha: protein MEYLDFEQPIADLEQKIEELSELSITDDDVLTPEIERLEERVEELRESIFTNLTRWQRVQLARHPDRPYTLDYIYKITENFVEIHGDRYQSDDKAIVGGFATINGQSVVIMGHQKGRDTKSRQYRRFGMANPEGYRKAHRLMKLGEKFDIPVITLLDTPGAYPGLEAEERGQAEAIAKNLKMMATLKVPIISVVIGEGASGGAIGIGMGNEVYMMENTWYSVIAPESCSTILWKNRDYKEQAAAVLKLTAPDLEEMGIIEGIIEEPLGGAHRDPNRSASAVKEQLLASLERLKKMSAEELVEHRIEKYSKMGEWETASKAKKK, encoded by the coding sequence ATGGAGTATTTAGATTTTGAACAACCTATTGCAGATCTTGAACAAAAGATCGAAGAACTTAGTGAGCTTTCTATAACGGATGATGATGTGCTAACTCCTGAAATTGAGCGACTTGAAGAGCGTGTTGAAGAGCTAAGGGAGTCGATTTTTACAAATCTCACCCGCTGGCAGCGTGTACAGCTGGCGCGTCATCCCGATCGTCCTTATACATTAGATTATATTTATAAGATCACTGAAAATTTTGTAGAAATTCACGGTGACCGTTATCAAAGCGATGACAAAGCCATCGTTGGTGGGTTTGCTACCATTAACGGGCAGTCAGTTGTAATTATGGGTCACCAGAAAGGGCGTGATACCAAAAGTCGGCAGTATCGCCGTTTTGGGATGGCCAATCCTGAAGGATATCGCAAGGCGCACCGGCTAATGAAGCTGGGTGAAAAGTTTGATATTCCCGTAATCACTCTGTTGGATACTCCCGGAGCTTATCCTGGACTGGAGGCTGAAGAGCGCGGACAGGCCGAAGCTATTGCCAAGAATTTAAAGATGATGGCGACGCTCAAAGTCCCAATTATTTCTGTGGTCATCGGTGAAGGTGCCAGCGGTGGAGCCATTGGCATCGGGATGGGAAACGAAGTATATATGATGGAGAATACTTGGTATTCTGTTATTGCTCCAGAATCATGTTCTACAATTTTATGGAAAAACCGGGATTATAAGGAACAGGCTGCAGCGGTGTTAAAGCTTACGGCTCCCGATCTGGAAGAAATGGGAATCATCGAAGGTATTATAGAAGAGCCATTAGGGGGCGCGCATCGTGACCCAAATCGGTCAGCATCTGCTGTTAAAGAGCAGTTACTGGCATCACTTGAGCGACTAAAAAAGATGTCTGCCGAAGAGCTGGTGGAGCATCGTATCGAAAAATATTCCAAGATGGGAGAATGGGAAACAGCTTCAAAAGCTAAGAAAAAGTAA
- a CDS encoding DUF4199 family protein: protein MDTTEQLNETDNNYWPSVFISGGIFGLIYFLLPVLVGYMIINANPSEAMSSLLITVVGFCLACLIGTLGGFTAAWHYAKEFAGQLDLGKGALIGFITGVIIVVVEVFASQLWSVIDPDYIPKLLENLTTMIGNLNIPEAQKQMQIDSIAGQFQSSDSFGSVFVNLLIQAPIWGLLNLITGMIGAKIFGIDEPEF, encoded by the coding sequence ATGGATACAACAGAGCAATTAAATGAAACCGATAACAATTACTGGCCGTCAGTATTTATTTCAGGCGGTATATTTGGGCTAATATATTTTTTGCTGCCTGTTTTGGTGGGATATATGATTATTAATGCCAATCCTTCGGAAGCAATGAGTTCATTACTTATTACGGTGGTGGGCTTTTGTTTAGCTTGCCTGATCGGTACGCTGGGAGGATTTACGGCGGCATGGCATTATGCAAAAGAGTTTGCCGGACAGCTTGATCTGGGCAAAGGGGCATTAATAGGATTTATAACTGGCGTTATTATTGTCGTCGTTGAAGTGTTTGCATCACAGTTGTGGTCAGTAATAGATCCTGATTATATTCCAAAACTTCTTGAAAATTTGACTACAATGATTGGTAACTTGAATATTCCCGAAGCACAAAAGCAGATGCAAATCGATTCCATAGCCGGACAGTTTCAATCTTCAGATAGCTTTGGTTCGGTGTTCGTAAATTTGTTGATACAAGCGCCTATTTGGGGACTTCTTAATTTGATAACAGGTATGATTGGTGCCAAGATTTTTGGAATCGATGAACCGGAATTTTGA
- a CDS encoding TIGR01777 family oxidoreductase, which yields MEIFITGATGFIGSYLRTMLLRQGHFLTIVTRNPASYENEKAKNQRFISWDDDLVTEMDKSDVVINLAGAPIFGRRWTQQVKEQIYNSRIERTADIAEAIVQAKNPPELFISGSAAGFYGDRGDKVIDESVGSGSDFLARVCIDWEASASPAADAGVRLVHPRIGIALEQEGGALKQMLPAFKFGVGGPVGTGKQFFPWIHMHDLCRGLIFPIDNHDLEGAYNLNAPNPVRMKKFANILAEQLRRPALFRVPEFVLKLVFGEAANPIVNSLRLQPKKLQQHGFEFRFSHLPEALGDIL from the coding sequence ATGGAAATTTTTATTACCGGAGCAACGGGTTTTATTGGATCATATCTTCGAACAATGTTATTGCGGCAGGGACATTTTTTAACAATCGTAACCCGGAATCCCGCAAGTTATGAAAATGAAAAGGCTAAAAATCAACGATTTATCTCTTGGGATGATGATTTAGTTACAGAAATGGATAAATCTGATGTGGTTATTAACCTGGCAGGTGCCCCTATTTTTGGGCGACGATGGACCCAGCAGGTTAAAGAGCAGATTTATAACAGTCGTATTGAGCGAACAGCAGATATTGCAGAAGCAATTGTGCAGGCGAAAAATCCACCAGAGTTATTTATTTCGGGTTCAGCTGCGGGTTTTTATGGTGATCGAGGTGATAAGGTAATTGATGAATCGGTAGGCTCAGGCAGTGACTTTTTGGCGCGGGTATGTATTGACTGGGAAGCTTCTGCTTCACCAGCGGCAGATGCCGGAGTACGACTGGTTCATCCCCGAATTGGGATTGCTTTGGAGCAGGAGGGCGGAGCATTAAAACAAATGCTGCCAGCTTTTAAGTTTGGTGTTGGTGGACCGGTAGGTACGGGTAAACAATTTTTCCCGTGGATTCATATGCACGATTTGTGCCGTGGCTTGATTTTTCCCATTGATAATCATGATCTGGAGGGGGCCTATAACTTGAATGCACCGAATCCGGTTCGGATGAAAAAGTTTGCTAATATTCTAGCTGAACAACTTCGTCGCCCGGCGTTATTTCGTGTGCCCGAATTTGTGCTGAAACTCGTGTTTGGAGAGGCAGCTAATCCCATTGTCAACAGTCTCCGATTACAGCCCAAGAAGTTACAGCAACATGGGTTTGAATTTCGCTTTAGCCATCTTCCCGAAGCGTTAGGAGATATTCTTTGA
- a CDS encoding putative signal transducing protein: MFDSSDPNEIEDWTCVMEAGTEYEVEIAKNYLNELDIPSNILSKRDSSFSVNYGEMGMVYLYVPNEYEKKAREALEEFEIPEDAENEQE; encoded by the coding sequence ATGTTTGACAGCTCAGACCCCAATGAAATAGAAGATTGGACTTGCGTTATGGAGGCTGGTACCGAGTATGAGGTAGAAATTGCCAAGAACTATTTGAATGAACTAGATATCCCCTCCAATATTCTCTCTAAAAGGGATTCTTCCTTTAGTGTAAATTATGGTGAAATGGGAATGGTTTATCTGTATGTACCAAATGAATATGAGAAGAAAGCCCGTGAAGCACTCGAGGAATTCGAGATTCCGGAGGATGCAGAAAACGAACAAGAATAA
- a CDS encoding phosphatidate cytidylyltransferase codes for MSELTKRILFAVPAALVFLILTWLGNYWFVGLVIIISLFVQREMSIIIESAGFKPEEFFPYTIGLWILLTPFVEHDLIIGFGILLFFVAVQIFKTSDRGLKELINTFFCGIYGPLGLLPLILIRNMGTPEIGFVLTISLLFMVWGNDVFAYFGGKALGKNKMAPTISPNKTWEGFSFGILGALVGLGLVIYFVPFQLPVPILVLAPAAVFVSIFGPIGDLTASRMKRAAKVKDASAILPGHGGFFDRFDALILAAPAFYVYLYFLQMMGYVTL; via the coding sequence GTGAGTGAATTAACCAAGCGTATTCTGTTTGCCGTTCCGGCGGCGTTGGTTTTTCTGATCCTTACTTGGTTGGGAAACTACTGGTTCGTGGGATTAGTGATTATTATATCCCTGTTTGTTCAGCGCGAAATGTCGATAATTATTGAAAGTGCAGGATTTAAGCCGGAAGAATTTTTTCCCTATACGATTGGCTTATGGATTTTATTAACGCCGTTTGTTGAACATGATTTGATCATTGGATTTGGAATACTGTTATTTTTTGTAGCTGTTCAGATATTCAAAACAAGTGACCGAGGATTAAAAGAGTTAATCAATACTTTTTTCTGTGGCATTTATGGGCCGTTGGGGCTGTTACCATTGATTTTAATCCGCAATATGGGGACTCCCGAAATAGGTTTTGTATTAACTATTAGTTTGCTGTTTATGGTCTGGGGTAATGATGTATTTGCATACTTTGGTGGAAAGGCGTTGGGGAAGAATAAAATGGCCCCTACCATAAGTCCAAATAAAACCTGGGAAGGCTTTTCTTTCGGTATTCTTGGAGCATTGGTTGGATTAGGATTAGTAATATATTTTGTGCCTTTTCAGTTGCCTGTCCCCATACTAGTCCTGGCCCCTGCTGCCGTATTTGTTAGTATCTTTGGTCCCATCGGTGATTTAACAGCAAGCCGGATGAAGCGTGCCGCAAAAGTAAAAGATGCTTCAGCTATATTACCGGGCCACGGTGGATTTTTTGATCGTTTTGATGCGCTTATTCTAGCAGCACCGGCTTTTTATGTGTATTTGTACTTTTTGCAAATGATGGGTTATGTCACACTTTAG
- a CDS encoding CPBP family intramembrane glutamic endopeptidase, whose protein sequence is MADNNSKQSSLYGNYQSWVQRNGFADWALALIWIVVAFGLFQLVGGIVGGLLVISEYGATPNPAEMQALLGQHPDLLIIGNSIGQVLVMGLGTWFITKLHTSGETQLSFLRFNADKNTPKNIGLAVILIFVIQPTIMFLAWINSFLPVPEFFTQMQNTQMKMIESLLTSDLTIWVMLFHVAVVPAICEELLYRGYVMRSFQKNWGILAAIIVSGLLFGMYHVQLSNLLPLATLGIVFAFLTWTSKSVYPAIVAHFVNNAGSVVMGKYYPESAFAKIAPETLPPIFVVIPSLLFSGFIVYFIYKKYTINTA, encoded by the coding sequence GTGGCAGATAATAATTCAAAGCAATCTTCTCTGTACGGTAATTACCAATCATGGGTCCAGCGCAATGGTTTTGCGGATTGGGCACTGGCCTTAATTTGGATTGTTGTTGCTTTTGGGCTTTTTCAGCTTGTGGGAGGCATCGTTGGTGGTCTTTTAGTTATATCAGAGTATGGCGCTACTCCTAATCCTGCCGAAATGCAGGCACTGCTTGGCCAACACCCTGACTTGTTGATTATTGGCAATTCGATAGGACAAGTATTGGTTATGGGATTGGGCACTTGGTTCATCACAAAATTACATACCTCCGGGGAGACTCAACTTTCTTTTTTACGTTTTAACGCCGACAAAAATACTCCCAAAAATATAGGTCTGGCTGTAATACTTATTTTTGTCATTCAGCCTACTATAATGTTCTTGGCCTGGATTAATTCATTTCTTCCAGTCCCCGAGTTTTTTACTCAAATGCAAAATACCCAGATGAAGATGATTGAAAGTTTGTTAACCAGTGATCTTACTATTTGGGTGATGTTGTTTCATGTGGCCGTAGTTCCGGCTATTTGTGAAGAACTGTTGTACCGAGGTTATGTCATGCGCTCTTTCCAAAAAAACTGGGGCATTTTGGCTGCTATAATTGTTTCGGGTCTGCTATTTGGGATGTACCATGTTCAACTTAGTAATTTACTTCCTTTGGCCACGCTTGGGATAGTATTTGCATTCTTAACGTGGACCTCAAAAAGTGTTTATCCTGCAATTGTTGCCCATTTTGTAAACAATGCAGGTAGTGTTGTGATGGGCAAGTACTATCCTGAATCAGCCTTTGCAAAAATAGCGCCTGAAACATTACCACCTATTTTCGTTGTAATTCCCAGTCTGTTATTTAGTGGTTTTATTGTATATTTCATATACAAAAAATATACAATAAATACGGCCTAA
- a CDS encoding DUF2085 domain-containing protein, translating into MRIRQQKLYLLILILSCSAVAAALGGGLFGQSVSWQFQWQHEAFQQLCHQLPSRSFWIAGQPMAVCSRCFGIYASFALSWILIPFIGYLMGINIKGSATLLAIALISNIFDVAGNFLGFWENTLFSRFLFGVGIGTAVVIFLIGYFINDLNIKKEYCYGYNRAIK; encoded by the coding sequence ATGCGAATTCGACAGCAAAAGCTCTATTTATTGATATTGATATTAAGCTGCAGTGCTGTTGCAGCTGCACTGGGCGGTGGGTTATTTGGGCAGTCAGTTTCTTGGCAATTTCAATGGCAACATGAAGCCTTTCAGCAATTATGTCATCAGCTGCCTAGCCGTTCGTTTTGGATAGCCGGTCAACCGATGGCCGTGTGTAGTCGATGCTTCGGAATATATGCGAGCTTTGCACTATCTTGGATTTTGATCCCTTTTATTGGATACCTGATGGGCATTAATATTAAGGGGAGTGCAACACTGTTAGCGATTGCTCTTATATCTAACATATTTGATGTAGCTGGGAATTTTCTTGGGTTTTGGGAAAATACATTGTTTTCTCGTTTCCTTTTCGGAGTAGGGATTGGCACCGCAGTCGTTATTTTTCTAATTGGTTATTTTATTAATGATTTAAATATAAAAAAGGAATATTGCTATGGATACAACAGAGCAATTAAATGA
- a CDS encoding MauE/DoxX family redox-associated membrane protein — protein MQSTYRRYSLLAIRIILGAVFLFSGIGKLIDSGYVNYDLVRLLSSTYFWVIEYAAHIVISLSIAELVIVGFLCWEKYLKWTLTAALLLLAGFTSILGYFYLQGMNIASCGCFGAFSFGSGLEFTLIRNTVLMLLCIGGLVLIQAQKQQSSLNNHH, from the coding sequence ATGCAGTCAACATACCGACGTTATTCGCTATTGGCAATACGAATTATCCTAGGGGCTGTATTTTTATTTTCAGGTATCGGTAAACTCATCGACAGCGGCTATGTGAACTATGATTTAGTGCGGTTGCTTTCGAGCACTTATTTCTGGGTTATCGAATATGCGGCTCATATTGTTATATCGTTGAGCATCGCTGAACTTGTGATTGTAGGATTCCTTTGTTGGGAAAAATATTTAAAATGGACTTTGACAGCCGCTCTGCTTTTGCTTGCCGGATTTACCAGTATCTTAGGATATTTTTACCTGCAGGGTATGAATATAGCAAGTTGCGGATGCTTTGGTGCTTTCAGTTTTGGCTCAGGACTAGAATTTACACTCATCCGTAATACGGTGCTTATGCTCCTCTGTATTGGTGGATTGGTGTTAATCCAAGCCCAAAAGCAGCAGTCCTCCCTTAATAACCATCACTGA
- a CDS encoding polyprenol monophosphomannose synthase — protein sequence MSDKTLVIVPTYNESNNITRLIESVMGLDSSMHLLVVDDGSPDGTAQIIQEHQKEYGNRLHLIQRSGKLGLGTAYVRGFKFALDHDYEYICEMDADFSHNPEDLPRLVDEVKNGDSDVAIGSRYAKGISIINWPLSRLILSYSANLYARFITGLPIADTTAGFKCIHRKVLEQISMDNIRSNGYAFQIELHFRAWKAGFRLSEVAIIFREREEGVSKMSKGIVWEAIWRVWTLKLQSIFGQL from the coding sequence TAATGGGATTAGATTCATCTATGCATCTTCTTGTTGTGGATGATGGTTCGCCAGACGGAACGGCACAAATTATACAAGAACATCAGAAAGAGTATGGTAATCGGTTACATTTAATTCAACGATCAGGAAAGCTAGGATTAGGAACGGCTTATGTTCGTGGATTTAAATTTGCTCTCGACCATGATTATGAGTACATCTGTGAGATGGATGCAGATTTTTCGCACAATCCAGAAGATTTACCGCGCTTAGTTGATGAGGTAAAAAATGGGGACTCCGATGTTGCCATCGGATCCCGATACGCAAAGGGAATTAGTATTATTAACTGGCCGTTAAGCCGGTTGATCCTATCATACAGTGCCAATTTATATGCTCGATTTATTACTGGGCTTCCAATCGCTGATACCACTGCCGGTTTTAAGTGCATCCACAGAAAAGTATTGGAACAAATATCAATGGATAACATTCGATCGAATGGATATGCTTTTCAGATTGAGCTACATTTTCGAGCGTGGAAAGCCGGTTTCAGGCTTAGCGAGGTAGCCATAATTTTTCGCGAACGCGAAGAAGGAGTATCAAAAATGTCGAAAGGTATTGTGTGGGAAGCTATTTGGCGGGTATGGACGCTCAAGCTTCAAAGCATTTTTGGACAGTTGTAA
- a CDS encoding VCBS repeat-containing protein, with translation MNQSKLSSLLIFFLILIYGCSSLPDQPWPAAVPDKTSFVIIPAKDATLNSVLSSSYTPFLDDITSSAIPLLSRIDSTATSPITLDAITLYPGSGDRLQTVWITQTSNNFLKKLEENFYQKFAQNEYYFGNIIIHKLSLQQRTLFAAQLKNNLLLSESSLAIEEAIRAYTGDVPRAKLDSLSLSPGRIVMNTPSLDRWARQLTKVGYRPLLKKALDGTKPTLLSINTEGEKQNIQFSGTLPLNKNIPSDIVAAFSSENAPISLDKYISSNVAAFGLFRMAPQTAAPRSLADTTKLDSLFLTNNQRYSNIANTLSSEFALLTYAKSGFLTTGEHVFVRKTKDASTLRKRLRELANAGHIQPREGTYFVQSRALSNMIGSPLCGFQSFYLDVTGEGVIISKRKGLVEMISSDRNRRRTMYYEQSFREIKNDLPQRISGLFVTSEDFYPFIEPFLAPDNYVDVITSKFDRMAASAKLDSSQKNLDFNLKTFQTEDRNAPYREKWLFPTGSDISGKPVLADIGGSEQKEIIFVTKAGKLYALAADGTVVMQGNTGSDEPIGSPTVYDWYSTNQNVILVTAGNKVYGWNDNGQPLPKFPFQLSEKITAPLVVNDIDKDGLPNALVATANRKLHALNGRGEDISGWPVTTNAKIIHTPAVEEIPGGTSVLANSQNGLYAWSADGSLRKNFPKFINASLNGSPAIYNNNILGNAADGNLYAIGPKKLFADSLNVLETASDSSNIEAVYTSGSPLLGTPSVHNLTVNTEEQQYREPMILTMSSNGSVFLLNTQGQLRFTQNMGQPAASSFSPFITDIDSNNKDDLVALANFGRLYVWEVQSGKRIYSVPTSGMQHPIIADIDGDGYKELMAQTREGLRCWTIFGSENSDQ, from the coding sequence ATGAATCAATCGAAACTTTCTAGTCTTCTAATATTCTTTCTGATCCTAATTTACGGATGCTCATCACTACCGGACCAGCCGTGGCCTGCCGCCGTACCGGATAAGACTTCATTTGTCATAATTCCCGCCAAAGATGCCACGTTGAACTCCGTTCTCAGTTCTTCATACACGCCTTTTCTTGATGACATTACCTCTTCGGCCATTCCCCTGCTTTCGCGTATTGATTCTACGGCTACCAGTCCCATCACGCTTGATGCCATTACCTTGTATCCCGGCTCGGGAGATCGACTTCAAACGGTTTGGATAACCCAAACATCTAATAACTTTTTAAAAAAGCTTGAGGAAAATTTTTACCAGAAATTTGCACAAAACGAGTATTATTTTGGCAATATTATTATCCATAAGCTGAGCCTACAGCAGCGAACACTTTTTGCTGCCCAGCTAAAGAACAACCTGCTATTATCAGAATCGAGCCTTGCCATTGAAGAAGCCATACGCGCCTATACAGGAGATGTTCCACGGGCCAAGCTTGATAGTCTTTCCCTGTCACCGGGACGTATTGTGATGAACACCCCTTCGCTGGATCGTTGGGCCCGCCAGCTTACTAAAGTAGGCTATAGACCACTTCTCAAGAAAGCACTCGACGGAACTAAACCCACTTTGTTATCTATTAACACAGAAGGCGAGAAGCAAAATATTCAATTTTCAGGCACACTGCCACTTAACAAAAACATTCCCAGTGATATAGTAGCGGCCTTCTCCAGCGAAAATGCTCCTATCTCTCTGGACAAATATATTTCTTCTAACGTCGCAGCTTTTGGTCTTTTTCGAATGGCTCCACAAACGGCAGCTCCGCGATCGCTGGCTGATACAACCAAGCTCGATTCTCTTTTCTTAACAAATAACCAGCGATATTCAAACATTGCTAACACTTTGAGCTCCGAATTTGCGCTCCTAACCTATGCCAAATCGGGTTTTCTCACTACCGGTGAACATGTTTTTGTACGAAAGACAAAAGATGCCAGCACCTTACGTAAACGGCTCCGCGAACTGGCCAATGCCGGACATATTCAGCCACGGGAGGGAACATATTTTGTTCAAAGCAGAGCCTTATCCAATATGATTGGAAGCCCACTATGCGGTTTTCAAAGCTTTTATCTGGATGTGACCGGAGAAGGGGTCATCATATCTAAACGAAAAGGATTAGTAGAAATGATCTCGTCCGATCGAAACAGGCGGCGAACAATGTACTATGAACAATCTTTCCGAGAGATAAAAAACGACCTTCCCCAGCGAATCAGTGGACTCTTTGTGACTTCGGAAGATTTCTATCCTTTCATTGAACCATTTTTGGCACCTGATAATTATGTGGATGTCATCACTTCGAAATTTGATAGAATGGCAGCGTCTGCCAAGCTAGATTCCTCACAAAAGAATTTGGACTTTAATTTAAAAACCTTTCAAACTGAGGATCGAAATGCTCCCTATCGCGAAAAATGGCTATTCCCCACAGGGTCTGACATCTCGGGCAAACCCGTACTAGCTGATATCGGAGGAAGCGAACAAAAAGAAATTATTTTTGTCACCAAAGCAGGCAAGCTGTACGCCCTTGCAGCAGACGGCACCGTGGTTATGCAGGGCAATACCGGCAGTGACGAGCCCATTGGTTCGCCCACTGTTTATGACTGGTACTCTACCAACCAAAATGTAATACTCGTAACAGCCGGCAATAAAGTGTACGGATGGAATGACAACGGGCAGCCACTGCCAAAATTCCCATTCCAGCTGTCCGAAAAAATCACTGCTCCTTTAGTCGTGAACGACATTGACAAAGATGGGCTGCCCAATGCATTAGTTGCTACAGCTAACCGCAAACTGCATGCCTTAAACGGTAGAGGGGAAGATATCAGCGGCTGGCCGGTAACCACCAATGCAAAAATTATACATACCCCAGCGGTTGAGGAAATACCGGGCGGTACATCGGTACTAGCAAATTCCCAAAATGGATTATACGCTTGGTCAGCTGATGGAAGCCTGCGCAAAAACTTCCCCAAATTTATCAACGCATCCCTCAATGGATCACCTGCAATTTATAACAATAATATTCTCGGGAATGCCGCAGATGGAAATCTTTACGCTATTGGACCCAAGAAGTTATTTGCAGACTCACTCAATGTCTTGGAAACAGCTTCTGACTCTTCAAACATCGAGGCTGTTTATACATCCGGCAGCCCATTACTTGGCACGCCATCGGTACATAACCTGACGGTCAATACCGAAGAGCAGCAGTATCGCGAACCTATGATATTAACAATGAGCTCCAATGGATCAGTTTTTCTGTTGAACACCCAAGGTCAACTTCGGTTTACTCAAAATATGGGCCAGCCGGCTGCCAGCTCCTTCTCTCCCTTCATTACTGATATTGATAGTAATAATAAGGATGATTTAGTAGCTCTAGCTAATTTTGGGCGCTTGTATGTATGGGAAGTACAAAGCGGAAAACGAATTTACTCAGTTCCTACATCAGGCATGCAACATCCTATTATTGCAGATATTGACGGTGACGGATACAAAGAACTAATGGCCCAAACCAGAGAAGGCCTACGGTGCTGGACGATCTTTGGCAGTGAAAACAGTGACCAGTGA
- a CDS encoding acyl-CoA thioesterase: MFPQKEPIYIYTHTLRSRYGETDQMGYVYYGRYLEYFEESRTEMIRSLGFPYTELEELGVMLPVVHTEVDYKAPVFYDELMQIDVLLFDIPTVRLQTYYKVHTDRREQPHIIGNVDLCFMDEEDRKPCRAPGQFLDQLTAATSN; encoded by the coding sequence TTGTTCCCTCAAAAAGAGCCCATTTATATCTATACCCATACGCTTAGAAGCCGCTATGGGGAGACCGATCAAATGGGCTATGTATATTATGGTCGTTATCTTGAGTATTTTGAGGAGTCCCGAACGGAAATGATACGATCGCTAGGTTTCCCTTATACCGAGCTCGAAGAACTTGGAGTAATGCTGCCGGTGGTACATACCGAAGTGGATTATAAAGCCCCGGTTTTTTACGATGAGCTGATGCAAATTGATGTTTTATTGTTTGATATTCCTACGGTACGGTTGCAGACATATTATAAAGTACATACCGATCGTAGAGAACAGCCCCATATTATAGGTAACGTGGATCTTTGTTTTATGGATGAAGAAGATCGTAAGCCCTGTCGGGCTCCCGGACAATTTCTTGATCAGTTAACTGCCGCGACTAGTAACTGA
- a CDS encoding dipeptide epimerase produces the protein MSHFRLLCEPLELELAHPFTIARGTKKSVRNVMVTLSADGFTGYGEAAPNSRYGEDAEKVLGYLKNIPDNFFDDVQSADELVSKLGDYNRSVKSAQAAVEMAWLDWWAKSKGQSLWSLWQAPSNSTPPTSYTIALDTIDIMQQKVQEAKEFPILKVKLGTDRDRKIIEAIRSVTDKPIRVDANEGWTDLETAKNHIAFLANQNIELVEQPMPSDLDNQMKELYDWSPLPLIADERFTGSESLSEIAQMFDGINIKLAKIGSLTKVKTVLSEALKQDLQVMVGCMIESTLGIAAGALLGTWADYIDLDGHLLISDDPFEGLELTDDKQLCLGNAPGLGITKK, from the coding sequence ATGTCACACTTTAGACTTTTATGTGAACCACTGGAACTTGAGTTGGCCCATCCGTTTACCATCGCGCGGGGTACGAAAAAGTCGGTCAGAAATGTGATGGTAACACTTTCTGCTGATGGCTTTACTGGTTATGGTGAGGCAGCTCCCAATAGCAGATACGGCGAAGATGCGGAAAAAGTGTTGGGCTACTTAAAGAATATTCCTGATAATTTCTTTGACGATGTCCAATCGGCAGATGAACTGGTATCTAAGCTTGGAGACTATAACAGGTCTGTAAAATCTGCCCAAGCAGCAGTAGAAATGGCATGGCTCGATTGGTGGGCGAAGAGCAAAGGTCAGTCACTTTGGAGTCTTTGGCAAGCTCCGTCAAATTCGACACCTCCTACCTCATATACCATTGCTTTGGATACTATTGATATAATGCAGCAGAAGGTACAGGAAGCTAAAGAATTCCCCATCCTTAAAGTAAAGTTGGGTACTGATCGGGATCGTAAAATTATTGAGGCTATACGATCAGTAACTGATAAGCCTATACGTGTGGATGCCAATGAGGGATGGACCGATTTGGAAACGGCTAAAAATCATATTGCTTTTTTAGCTAATCAAAATATTGAGTTAGTTGAGCAACCCATGCCGTCGGATTTAGATAATCAAATGAAAGAACTTTATGATTGGTCACCACTGCCATTGATAGCTGACGAACGTTTTACAGGCAGTGAATCGCTGAGTGAAATTGCTCAAATGTTTGACGGTATTAATATAAAGTTGGCCAAAATAGGAAGCTTGACGAAAGTGAAAACGGTATTATCAGAGGCTTTAAAACAAGACTTACAAGTGATGGTCGGTTGTATGATTGAAAGCACCCTGGGTATTGCCGCCGGAGCACTGCTCGGAACGTGGGCAGATTATATCGATTTGGACGGTCATCTGCTTATCAGTGATGATCCATTTGAAGGGCTTGAACTTACCGATGATAAACAACTTTGCTTAGGGAATGCACCCGGTTTGGGCATCACCAAAAAATAA